In a genomic window of Penaeus vannamei isolate JL-2024 chromosome 10, ASM4276789v1, whole genome shotgun sequence:
- the LOC138862900 gene encoding uncharacterized protein has product MALIPRRRRSPCHSDEEIESFYEDVHLASERTKTHFTIVMGDFDAKIGKKTEGETAVGNHGIGTRNERGQMLVDFKETRPLNIMKTFFEKRLERKWTWKSPSDPNLANFKVRTTEYSLNIQNRYSLLRDEDLNIDQINKQFSDIIKEVALKVGGKNDNRRSSKLSLETKQVMQAMKSRFSPALRTGRIPQRILNNRSHPHAHPNKRKTCLEEIFKKLEWEGKGINIGDDYLNKLRFADIVLLSESADEMQQLLNDLNREIKVGQDEQEKD; this is encoded by the exons atggccctcattccccggaggcgaaggagcccctg ccacagtgatgaagaaatagagagcttctacgaagatgttcatttagccagcgagagaacaaaaacacatTTCACAATAGTTATGGGAGATTTtgatgccaaaataggtaaaaagacagagggagaaaccgcagtagggaaccatggaataggcactaggaacgagaggggacaaatgctagtcgactttaaGGAGACTCGACCACTCAATATCATGAAAACATTCtttgaaaaaagactagaacggaagtggacatggaagtcgccttctgac ccaaacttggctaacttcaAGGTCAGAACAACAGAAtatagcctaaacatccaaaacagatattcactcctccgcgacgaagatctcaacatcgaccaaattaataaacagttcagTGACATAATCAAAGAAGTTGCACTtaaagtaggcggcaagaacgacaatcgacgctccagcaagctctcgctAGAAACTAAACAGGTTATGCaagccatgaaa tctagATTCTCGCCAGCCTTGAGAACAGGCAGgattccgcagcggattctcaacaacagatcacatccacacgctcacccaaataagagaaaaa cctgcctcgaggaaatattcaagaaactagaatgggaagggaagggtatcaataTAGGAGACGATTACCTAAACAAGCTAAGATTTGcagacattgttctccttagtgaatcagctgatgaaatgcagcaattactaaacgatctgaatagagaaataaaagtcggacaagatgaacaagaaaaagactaa